In Armatimonadota bacterium, the genomic stretch GGCTTCAGTGAGGAAGGCGAGACAATCTTGAGCAGGTGATCAATGAAGTCCTTGTAAACGTCCTGCTCGATTCGCTTTCCTTCTCCGGTGCGCTGCCAGTTTTGCTCATGGGCTCGACGCTCAATCTCGTTCAGTCCAGTATCGGAAGACACCGGGCGGCTCTCTTGGCGGACCATTTTGAGACCGTTGTACTCTGGCGGGTTGTGGCTGGCGGTGATCATGCAACCGCCATCGTAGCCATAGAACGCGGTGGCGAAGTAGACCATCTCGGTTCCGACCAAACCAAGGTGGACAACATCGACTCCAGCATCATTCAAGCCCCGCGCAAACGCATCATAAAGCTCAGGACCCGAAAGTCGGATATCGTAGCCGACGCACACGGTTTTAGGCTGAAGCTCGTCGGCAAACGCCCGTCCAACTCGGTACGCCACGTCAGGGTTCAGCTCAGTCGGAACGATGCCCCGGATGTCGTACGCCTTGAATGCTGGAAAGTATTTGCCCATGAGACCCTTAGTTCTTACCTCATGGTTGGCAAATTGTGCTGTCTCTTAACCATCATAGATGAATGCCAGCACAACTTCTAGGTGCCCACACCCCAATCAAAAACGGCCTCGGAGGGGCTCTGCGCGAAGGTCACCGCATTGGTTGTACGGCGGTGCAGGTGTTCACCAAGAGTCCGCAGCTTTGGAAGGCGAAGGAGATTTCGGTGGAGATGGTGGCGGATTTTAAGGCGGCTCAAGCGGAGACGGGGATCACGGAGGTTGTCGTGCACGACTCGTACCTGATTAACATGGCTTCGGCGGCAGAAGAAGGACGGGAGAAGTCGATTCAGGGGTTGACGGATGAACTGAATCGATGCGCCCGGTACGGGATTCGCTTTTGCAATTCGCACATGGGCGCGCACGTTGGGCAAGGGGTTGAGGAAGGTCTTCGGCTGTTGGTGGCAGGTGCCAAACGGGTTTTGGCGGATTCCGATCCCTCTGTCATGCTTCTGATGGAAACCACGGCGGGCTCAGGGTCCTCCTTGGGTTCTACATTTGAGGAGTTACAGGCGGTCTTGGACGGTCTTCACGGCGATGCGCGGGTTGGGGTTTGTGTGGATACTTGCCACATCTTCGCAGCTGGTTATGATTTGCGAACGGCAGAGACCTATGAGGCGACTTGGGTGAAGTTCGCGGATGTGATCGGTTTTGATCGGCTGAAAGCAGTCCACTGCAATGATTCACTAAAGCCGTTCGGCTCGCGAAAGGATCGCCACGCACAGCTCTCAGAAGGCGAAATCGGCGAAACGCCGTTTCGCATGATGGTCAACGACGAGCGTTTCCGCCGAATTCCGATCTTGTTAGAAACTCCGATCGAGAACGACGGGCACGAGCGGGATTTGGCGAAGCTGAAGAGCTATATCACCTGATGGAAAACAAGGGTCAAGTGACCGTCTTTCTTGCTCACGGATATTCAGGGAAACTGGTAGACGAAGCGAGACTTCCATGGGCTCAATCTGCCAAAATTGAACCTGAATTCCCTTGACCACCTCCGCACCAACCTATTACGATATCCTGGGTGTGGGGCCTGTTGCCGATTCCGAAACGATTCGTCGTGCGTATCGACGGCTTGCCCAGAAGCACCACCCGGACGTGAGCGACTCTCCAGACGCTCACGAAAACATGGCGCGGATCAACGAGGCGTTTGAGACCCTCACGGACAAGATACGGCGGGAAGAGTACGACGCGCTCCTTGCGGGTGGAAGCCAAGAACCCGAGCATGCTACGCCGCAGACGCCGGTCATGGTGCGCCTGATCAAGCGGCTCCACGGCCACAAAACGCCGGTCTACGCCTTGGCATTTGCGCCGGACAGCGGACAGCTGATGTCAGTCGGCTTCGACAACGAACTGATTTGGTGGGCGGAAGAAGGCGAGACCACGCGACAAACAAAACTAGAGAGCGGTGCAGTTTCGACTTTGCGCGCTTTCTCAGGCGGACGGGTCATGGCGGCGGGTTCTACCGAGAGCCACGTCAACGTGTGGCGGCTCGACGGCGAAGAAGTGAAGAACTGGAAGGGCGTTCAAGAAGAGTGGGTAAGTTGCGTAGCCATCTCGGGAGATGGCTCGTCGATTGCCGCCGGTTCGGTTCACGCTCAGCTTCGTGTGTGCGACTCCGCCACCGGGGCGGCGATGTACACCCTCCGAAGCGCGGATGCCAGCGTGACGGCAGTTGCCTTTAGTTCCGACGGTCGGCTACTTGCCGGAGGAACGGCAGATGCCCGAGTCACGATTCGAGAAGCCAAAACAGGGCGGTGGGTTCGGACGATTGAGCGGCTCCGGTCGATGGTCACCGCAATTGCCTTCAGTGCCGACAGCGAGTACCTCGCCGTCGCCGGAGTTGACCTCAGCATTCGCGTCTTTGAACTTTCGACAGGGAATTTGCTAAAGATGGTCTACGGGCACTCGAAACCCATAGAAGCCCTAGCATTTCACCCGAACGGCTGGCTCTTTGCTTCGGGCTCGCGGGACGGAACGATTGGGCTTTGGAATGCAGCAAAGGGGATCGGGAGTGTACGGATCGAGGCTTCTTCGAGGCCGATTTCTTGCGTTGCGTTTAACTCCGATGGTTCGCGCCTAGCAGCAAGTGGACAAGACAAGCTCGTCCGCCTGTTCGAGATTACGGCGAAAAGCTGAGCGAGCAGCCGACGGGTTTTGTCTCTTTGGGGTTTGGTTCTTTGCCACTCAAGGCAGCTTTGATTGCGTTGCGCAAGTCCGGAGATTTGGAGGTTCGCCACTTATAATCCGAGCCGTACGCATCATCAATTCGACCCCGATAAACCAACTTGGAACCAGAATAAACGACTGCGGTTGGCACCACCTTCGCCCCGGCTCGCCTCGCCTCAATCCCTTTCGGATCGAGCAAAAATGGAGCCAGCATCTTGAATTCCTTCTGGTGCTTCTTCACCACCGCTACCGTGATCCCCGGCTCCGAGTAAACCATCCGAAACTTCGCCGCCGGAAAGTCCCGCACAATCCGATTCATCTCCGGCGAGTAGCGCCGGCAAATCGGGCA encodes the following:
- a CDS encoding deoxyribonuclease IV, whose product is MPAQLLGAHTPIKNGLGGALREGHRIGCTAVQVFTKSPQLWKAKEISVEMVADFKAAQAETGITEVVVHDSYLINMASAAEEGREKSIQGLTDELNRCARYGIRFCNSHMGAHVGQGVEEGLRLLVAGAKRVLADSDPSVMLLMETTAGSGSSLGSTFEELQAVLDGLHGDARVGVCVDTCHIFAAGYDLRTAETYEATWVKFADVIGFDRLKAVHCNDSLKPFGSRKDRHAQLSEGEIGETPFRMMVNDERFRRIPILLETPIENDGHERDLAKLKSYIT
- a CDS encoding DnaJ domain-containing protein codes for the protein MTTSAPTYYDILGVGPVADSETIRRAYRRLAQKHHPDVSDSPDAHENMARINEAFETLTDKIRREEYDALLAGGSQEPEHATPQTPVMVRLIKRLHGHKTPVYALAFAPDSGQLMSVGFDNELIWWAEEGETTRQTKLESGAVSTLRAFSGGRVMAAGSTESHVNVWRLDGEEVKNWKGVQEEWVSCVAISGDGSSIAAGSVHAQLRVCDSATGAAMYTLRSADASVTAVAFSSDGRLLAGGTADARVTIREAKTGRWVRTIERLRSMVTAIAFSADSEYLAVAGVDLSIRVFELSTGNLLKMVYGHSKPIEALAFHPNGWLFASGSRDGTIGLWNAAKGIGSVRIEASSRPISCVAFNSDGSRLAASGQDKLVRLFEITAKS